In Verrucomicrobiia bacterium, one DNA window encodes the following:
- a CDS encoding helix-turn-helix domain-containing protein codes for MPWPVKDLMSVRLEFVSLASQPEANVRQLCRRFEISPTVGYKWLERYEKGGVEALANQSRRPLRSPGQTSQEMADKVVALRQAHPAWGARKLRRRLQDLGVTELPATSTITGILHRHGLISPAQSLAAQPYQRFERSAPNQLWQVDFKGDFPLAQGRCHPLCSVDDHSRYNVLLAAC; via the coding sequence ATGCCATGGCCTGTGAAAGACCTGATGAGTGTGCGACTTGAGTTTGTGAGTTTAGCCAGCCAGCCGGAAGCCAATGTGCGGCAGTTATGTCGCCGGTTCGAGATCAGTCCTACCGTGGGTTACAAGTGGCTGGAGCGTTATGAAAAGGGCGGAGTTGAAGCGTTGGCCAACCAGTCACGGCGGCCGCTAAGAAGCCCCGGCCAGACCAGCCAGGAGATGGCGGACAAGGTGGTGGCCCTGCGGCAGGCGCATCCGGCCTGGGGTGCCCGCAAACTGCGGCGGCGTTTGCAGGATTTAGGCGTCACGGAACTGCCCGCCACGAGCACGATCACCGGCATCTTGCATCGTCACGGGCTGATCAGCCCGGCGCAGAGTCTGGCGGCCCAGCCGTATCAACGGTTTGAGCGGAGTGCGCCCAACCAGTTGTGGCAGGTGGATTTCAAAGGGGATTTTCCGCTGGCCCAAGGGCGGTGTCATCCGCTGTGTTCGGTGGATGACCACTCGCGTTACAATGTGCTGTTGGCAGCCTGT
- a CDS encoding leucine-rich repeat domain-containing protein: MRLNFTKRSRLVGVLILALLLLGFGFYYASTQNEHRAAIQAIRDAGGRFGYDYENYNNPQGLAPHTWVPPWLQRLIGPEWKDMFHQVDYVIFEGGESPTDETMAAISKLPKITLLVLWGNRTVTSQGYAHIGSLKNLTLLSIQATSLDDTGMLHLKDLKKLQHLQLCNTQITDQSAPILKNLPALKELWLDDTKISKPAARDIEKALPKTMVTY; encoded by the coding sequence ATGCGGCTCAATTTCACTAAACGATCGCGTCTGGTTGGTGTGCTGATCCTTGCCCTGCTGCTCCTCGGCTTCGGTTTTTACTATGCCTCCACGCAAAACGAACACCGCGCCGCCATCCAGGCCATCCGCGATGCCGGCGGCCGCTTCGGTTACGATTATGAAAATTACAACAACCCTCAAGGCTTGGCTCCGCACACATGGGTGCCCCCTTGGCTGCAAAGACTGATCGGTCCCGAATGGAAGGACATGTTTCATCAGGTGGACTATGTCATCTTTGAAGGAGGAGAAAGCCCTACTGATGAAACCATGGCCGCTATTTCCAAACTCCCTAAAATTACCCTGCTGGTTCTATGGGGTAACCGCACCGTTACGAGCCAAGGCTATGCTCATATCGGCAGCCTGAAAAACCTGACCCTGCTCAGCATTCAGGCCACCTCACTGGATGACACCGGCATGCTTCATTTGAAAGATCTGAAAAAGTTGCAACACCTCCAGTTATGCAACACCCAAATCACCGACCAATCCGCTCCAATTCTCAAAAACCTTCCCGCCCTGAAAGAATTATGGCTGGACGACACCAAGATCAGCAAACCAGCCGCGCGCGACATAGAAAAAGCACTCCCTAAGACAATGGTGACATACTGA